One Setaria italica strain Yugu1 chromosome II, Setaria_italica_v2.0, whole genome shotgun sequence DNA segment encodes these proteins:
- the LOC101786800 gene encoding poly [ADP-ribose] polymerase 1, with the protein MAAPPKAWKAEYAKSGRASCKSCRSPIAKDQLRLGKMVQATQFDGFMPMWNHARCIFGKKNQIKSVDDVEGIDTLRWDDQEKIRNYVESASAATSSTATVPDKCTIDVAPSARTSCRRCSQKITKGTVRVSAKLEGQASKGIPWYHVNCFLEVSISATVEKFSGWDTLSDEDKRTVLDLVKKDVGHNEPTKGSKRKKGENDMQSCKAPKLDESTSEGTVRNKGKLVDPRDSNASSADIQQKLKEQSDTLWKLKDELTKHLSTAELRDMLEANEQDTSGPERLLLDRCMLIGNICIADVDCLISCGELDNENAEVRKARRLKIPIVREDYIGECIRKNRTLPFDLYKVENTLESKGGTVTVKVKGRSAVHESSGLQDTAHILEDGKSIYNTTLNMSDLARGVNSYYVLQVIEEDDGSECYVFRKWGRVGNERIGSQKLEEMSKTDAIQEFKRLFLEKTGNPWEAWERKTNFQKQPGRFYPLDIDYGVKQAPKRKDISETKSSLAPQLLELMKMLFNVETYRAAMTEFEINMSEMPLGKLSKENIQKGFEALTEIQNLLKNTADQALAVRESLIVAASNRFFTLIPSIHPHIIRDEDEIMIKAKMLEALQDIEIASKLVGFDSDNDESLDDKYMKLHCNIAPLPHDSEDYKLVERYLLNTHAPTHKDWSLELEEVFSLDRDGELNKYSRYKNNLHNKMLLWHGSRLTNFVGILSQGLRIAPPEAPVTGYMFGKGLYFADLVSKSAQYCYVDRGNPVGLMLLSEVALGDMYELKKATSMDKPPRGKHSTKGLGKTVPLESEFVNWRDDVVVPCGKPVPSSVRSSELLYNEYIVYNTSQVKMQFLLKVRFHHKR; encoded by the exons atggcggcgccgccgaaggCGTGGAAGGCGGAGTACGCCAAGTCCGGGCGGGCCTCGTGCAAGTCGTGCCGGTCCCCCATCGCCAAGGACCAGCTCCGCCTCGGCAAGATGGTCCAGGCGACCCAGTTCGACGGCTTCATGCCC ATGTGGAACCATGCCAGATGCATCTTCGGTAAGAAGAACCAGATAAAATC TGTTGATGATGTTGAAGGAATAGACACACTTCGATGGGATGATCAAGAAAAGATAAGGAACTATGTTGAAAGTGCCTCAGCTGCTACAAGTTCCACAGCTACTGTTCCTGATAAATGTACTATTGATGTTGCTCCATCTGCTCGTACTTCATGCAGACGATGCAGTCAAAAGATTACAAAAGGAACA GTCCGTGTTTCCGCTAAGCTTGAAGGTCAAGCTTCCAAGGGAATACCATGGTATCATGTCAACTGTTTCTTAGAGGTATCCATATCTGCAACTGTTGAGAAATTCTCAGGCTGGGATACTTTGTCAGACGAGGATAAAAGAACTGTTCTTGATCTTGTTAAGAAAGATGTTGGCCATAATG AACCAACTAAGGGTTCCAAGCGCAAGAAAGGTGAAAATGATATGCAGAGCTGCAAAGCGCCCAAGTTAGATGAAAGTACATCGGAAGGCACAGTGCGAAATAAAGGAAAACTTGTTGACCCACGTGATTCCAATGCTAGTTCTGCTGATATCCAACAAAAGCTTAAGGAGCAAAGTGACACACTTTGGAAGTTAAAGGATGAACTTACGAAGCATTTATCCACTGCTGAATTAAGGGATATGCTTGAAGCTAATGAGCAAGATACGTCTGGACCAGAGAGGCTCCTATTGGACCGTTG TATGCTTATAGGGAATATTTGCATTGCAGACGTTGATTGTTTAATTTCATGCGGGGAGCTCGACAATGAGAATGCTGAAGTTAGGAAAGCaag GAGGCTGAAGATACCGATTGTAAGAGAGGATTACATTGGAGAATGCATTAGAAAAAATAGAACACTTCCATTTGATTTGTATAAAGTAGAGAACACCTTAGAGTCAAAAGGTGGTACTGTCACTGTTAAAGTTAAGGGCCGAAGTGCAGTTCATGAGTCCTCCGGCTTGCAAGATACAGCTCATATTCTTGAAGATGGAAAAAGCATTTACAATACAACCTTAAACATGTCTGACTTGGCACGAGGTGTGAACAG TTACTATGTACTCCAGGTCATTGAAGAGGATGATGGGTCTGAATGCTATGTATTTCGAAAGTGGGGAAGGGTTGGGAATGAACGAATTGGATCGCAAAAGCTGGAGGAGATGTCAAAAACTGATGCAATCCAGGAATTCAAAAGATTATTTCTTGAGAAGACTGGGAACCCATGGGAAGCATGGGAACGGAAAACCAATTTCCAGAAGCAGCCTGGGAGGTTTTACCCGCTTGATATT GATTATGGTGTTAAGCAGGCACCCAAACGGAAAGATATCAGTGAAACAAAAAGTTCTCTTGCTCCTCAGTTGCTAGAACTTATGAAGATGCTTTTCAACGTGGAGACATATAG AGCTGCTATGACGGAATTTGAAATTAATATGTCGGAAATGCCTCTTGGGAAGCTAAGCAAGGAAAATATTCAGAAAG GATTCGAAGCATTAACTGAGATACAAAATTTGTTGAAGAACACAGCTGATCAAGCACTGGCTGTTAGAGAAAGCTTAATTGTTGCTGCGAGCAATCGTTTTTTCACCCTTATTCCTTCTATTCATCCTCACATTATACGGGATGAGGACGAGATAATGATCAAA GCAAAAATGCTTGAAGCTCTGCAGGATATTGAAATTGCTTCTAAGCTAGTTGGCTTCGACAGTGATAATGATGAATCTCTTGATGATAAGTACATGAAGCTTCACTGCAACATTGCCCCACTGCCTCATGATAGTGAAGATTACAAGCTAGTTGAGCGTTATCTCCTCAACACACATGCTCCTACTCACAAG GACTGGTCACTGGAACTAGAGGAAGTTTTTTCACTTGATCGAGATGGAGAACTTAATAAGTACTCAAGATACAAAAATAATCTGCATAATAAGATGCTATTATGGCATG GTTCAAGGCTGACGAATTTCGTTGGGATTCTTAGCCAAGGACTAAGGATCGCACCTCCGGAGGCTCCTGTTACAGGCTATATG TTCGGCAAAGGCCTCTACTTTGCAGATTTAGTAAGCAAGAGTGCACAATACTGTTATGTGGATAGGGGCAATCCAGTTGGTTTGATGCTTCTTTCTGAGGTTGCTTTAGGAGACATGTATGAACTAAAGAAAGCTACG TCCATGGACAAACCTCCAAGAGGGAAGCACTCCACCAAGGGCTTGGGCAAAACTGTGCCGCTGGAGTCGGAGTTTGTGAACTGGAGGGATGATGTCGTCGTCCCCTGCGGCAAGCCCGTGCCATCATCAGTCAGGAGCTCCGAACTCCTGTACAATGAGTACATCGTCTATAACACATCCCAG GTGAAGATGCAGTTCTTGCTGAAGGtgcggttccaccacaagagGTGA
- the LOC101753449 gene encoding methyltransferase-like protein 6: MEVEEAGGQLENAGKDEAEAEYHSHDFEWEDLKAEVESDPAFSYHLSPFRVPAASTTSQPQPSSEAWRSFHRRHASGKFFKERRYLLKEFPELPNSKDYSKILEVGCGNGSTAVSLLRSSESITVFACDCSKDTLEKANEIISNTKGIDIKDRFQPFLMDVSKETFPDWLCCIACKSSHDASHHKMRKEHPGFLRENQCCVGGMDFITMIFTLSAIPFAIMPSTIEQCVSVLKPGGLLLFRDYGLYDMTMLRFLPHQRVGFREYMRSDGTLSYFFTLDTVRELFHAAGLVELELEYCCVKSVNRKNGKKMQRVWVHGKFQKPPS, translated from the exons ATGGAAGTGGAAGAAGCGGGAGGCCAACTGGAGAACGCCGGCAaggacgaggcggaggcggagtacCATTCACACGACTTCGAGTGGGAGGACCTCAAGGCGGAGGTGGAATCCGACCCTGCCTTCTCCTACCACCTCTCCCCATTTCGCGTCCCTGCCGCAAGCACTACCTCGCAGCCGCAGCCTTCGTCGGAGGCCTGGAGAAGTTTCCACCGTCGCCACGCGTCCGGCAAGTTCTTCAAG GAAAGGAGATATTTGCTTAAGGAATTTCCTGAACTGCCTAACAGTAAAGATTATTCCAAGATTTTAGAAGTGGGATGTGGGAATGGAAGCACCGCTGTTTCCCTACTACG GTCTAGTGAAAGCATTACTGTCTTTGCTTGTGACTGTAGTAAAGACACTCTCGAGAAGGCAAATGAGATAATATCCAATACAAAAGGGATTGATATCAAGGATAGGTTCCAGCCCTTTCTAATGGATGTTTCTAAAGAAACTTTTCCAGATTGGCTATGCTGCATTGCCTGTAAAAGTTCACATG ATGCAAGTCATCATAAAATGAGAAAAGAGCACCCAGGCTTCCTGAGAGAGAATCAATGTTGTGTCGGCGGCATGGATTTTATCACCATG ATATTCACATTATCAGCCATACCCTTCGCCATAATGCCAAGTACTATAGAGCAGTGTGTTTCTGTTCTGAAACCAGGTGGCCTCCTTCTGTTTAGGGATTATG gTCTTTATGACATGACAATGCTTCGGTTCTTACCTCATCAAAGAGTAGGGTTTCGGGAATATATGCGGTCAGATGGCACCTTGTCATACTTCTTCACATTGGACACTGTGAGAGAACTCTTTCATGCTGCTGGGCTAGTAGAG TTGGAGCTGGAGTACTGCTGTGTCAAGTCAGTGAACCGAAAGAATGGGAAGAAGATGCAGCGGGTATGGGTGCATGGGAAATTCCAGAAACCACCAAGCTGA
- the LOC101752652 gene encoding probable transcriptional regulator RABBIT EARS produces the protein MEGGFNKAGSPEASGEGSRRAPAAAYYECSFCKRGFTNAQALGGHMNIHRKDRGGKSGAAPPQQDDAGGSRTYGGDVHLGLSLGRKEDVDLELRLGGYPYN, from the coding sequence ATGGAAGGTGGCTTCAACAAGGCCGGCTCACCGGAGGCGTCCGGCGAGGGCTCgaggcgggcgccggcggccgcctaCTACGAGTGCTCCTTCTGCAAGAGGGGGTTCACCAACGCGCAGGCGCTCGGCGGCCACATGAACATCCACCGCAAGGACCGCGGCGGCAAGTCCGGGGCCGCGCCACCGCAGCAGGACGACGCCGGTGGCTCCCGGACCTACGGCGGCGACGTGCACCTGGGTCTCTCCCTGGGGAGGAAGGAGGATGTTGATCTGGAGCTCAGGCTTGGAGGCTATCCTTATAACTAA